One Brassica oleracea var. oleracea cultivar TO1000 chromosome C7, BOL, whole genome shotgun sequence genomic window carries:
- the LOC106305371 gene encoding probable alpha,alpha-trehalose-phosphate synthase [UDP-forming] 4: protein MVRPRLLVVSMSLPVTAKRTGEETWSFTMSPGGLVSALLGLKEFETKWIGWPGVDVHDAVGKKALSIALAEKGCIPVFLEEVCDQYYNGYCNNILWPIFHYLGTPPEYRNDVIITYQSQYDAYKKANRIFFDVVNEHYQEGDVVWCHDYHVMLLPQYLKEYNSKMKVGWFLHTPFPSSEMYKTLPSRSELLRSVLTADLVGFHTYDFARHFVNACMCILGTEATSEGVVDQGKLTRVAVFPIGIEPERFINTSKLSEVTEYMKKFKSDFGGRKLILGVDRLDTIKGIPHKYQAFEKFLEENEDWRGKVLLLQIAVPTRNGIGEYQKIKDQCHGLVGRINGRFGSISSVPIIHLDCSIHFHQLCALYAITDVLLVTSLRDGMNLVSSEFVACQKGEKGVLVLSEFAGAGQSLGAGALLVNPWNVKEVSNAIGEALSMSREEKEKKHQINFQYVKTHSTQQWADDFMNKLNEVTSKAEQETGKAPHELPQHDVVQQYSKSKNRLLILGFYGTLTKPNKNQERRDEGMNLELHPQLKERLKALCSDPKTTVVVLSRSEKSVLDQNFGEHDMWLAAENGMFLRHTAGEWVTKMPENMNLKWIDGVKQVFKYFTERTPGSYFQASETSVVWNYHYADAEFGRAQAKDMLQHLWAGPTSNASVDVVQGRYSVEVHSVGVTKGSAMERILGEIVLQNKSITTPIDYVLCIGNFLGKDEDVYTFFEPELTKKTMSSPYYGSGPLKKVSSTLVDVKGDNYFSVAVGNTHTKASYFLDSSDDVVQLIHKLCTHNNP from the exons ATGGTGAGACCACGACTGCTTGTAGTGTCGATGTCGCTTCCGGTTACTGCAAAGAGGACCGGAGAAGAAACTTGGTCTTTCACCATGAGTCCTGGTGGTCTAGTTAGTGCTCTTCTAG GTTTGAAAGAGTTTGAGACCAAATGGATTGGCTGGCCTGGAGTCGATGTTCATGATGCGGTTGGAAAAAAGGCACTCTCCATTGCTCTAGCCGAAAAG GGGTGTATCCCGGTGTTTCTGGAGGAAGTTTGTGATCAATACTATAATGGCTATTGCAACAATATTCTGTGGCCGATTTTTCACTACTTGGGAACCCCACCAGAATATCGTAACGATGTAATCATAACATACCAGTCACAGTATGATGCATACAAGAAAGCAAATCGTATTTTCTTTGATGTGGTAAACGAGCATTATCAAGAAGGAGATGTGGTTTGGTGCCATGATTACCATGTTATGCTTCTTCCTCAATATCTAAAAGAATACAACAGTAAGATGAAAGTTGGATGGTTTCTCCATACGCCATTCCCTTCCTCCGAGATGTACAAAACCTTGCCCTCAAGATCAGAACTGCTTCGTTCTGTTCTTACTGCTGATTTAGTCGG TTTCCATACGTATGATTTTGCAAGACATTTCGTGAATGCATGCATGTGTATTCTTGGAACCGAAGCAACATCTGAAGGAGTTGTGGATCAGGGCAAACTCACTCGTGTAGCTGTT TTTCCCATTGGGATAGAACCTGAGAGGTTCATAAACACAAGTAAACTCTCTGAGGTCACAGAATACATGAAGAAGTTTAAATCAGATTTTGGGGGCAGAAAG TTGATACTAGGTGTTGATCGTCTCGACACGATCAAAGGGATACCACATAAGTATCAGGCATTTGAGAAGTTTCTTGAGGAAAATGAAGATTGGCGTGGTAAAGTTTTGTTACTTCAGATTGCAGTGCCAACAAGGAATGGTATTGGTGAAT ATCAAAAGATCAAAGACCAATGTCATGGACTTGTTGGACGTATTAATGGTCGTTTTGGTTCTATCTCTTCCGTTCCAATAATCCACCTG GATTGTTCTATTCACTTTCATCAACTGTGCGCACTTTACGCCATCACAG ATGTATTACTTGTAACATCTTTGAGAGATGGAATGAACCTTGTGAGTTCTGAGTTTGTTGCCTGCCAAAAAGGGGAAAAAGGAGTTCTCGTTCTAAGCGAG TTTGCAGGTGCTGGTCAGTCACTTGGTGCTGGAGCTCTTCTTGTGAATCCTTGGAACGTTAAAGAAGTTTCTAATGCCATTGGAGAAGCTCTAAGCATGTCACGTGAAGAAAAGGAGAAAAAACATCAAATCAATTTTCAGTATGTGAAAACACACTCTACTCAACAGTGGGCAGATGATTTCATGAA TAAACTAAATGAGGTTACAAGTAAAGCGGAGCAAGAAACTGGAAAAGCCCCACATGAACTTCCACAACATGATGTGGTTCAACAATATTCAAAGTCTAAGAATAGGCTGCTAATTCTT GGCTTTTATGGAACACTCACTAAGCCAAACAAAAACCAAGAGAGAAGAGACGAAGGAATGAATCTTGAACTTCACCCACAGCTAAAAGAAAGACTAAAAGCATTATGCAGTGATCCAAAAACAACAGTAGTTGTCCTGAGTAGAAGTGAAAAAAGCGTATTGGATCAA AACTTTGGAGAGCATGATATGTGGTTAGCCGCGGAAAATGGAATGTTTCTAAGGCATACAGCTGGGGAGTGGGTGACGAAAATGCCAGAAAACATGAACTTGAAATGGATTGATGGTGTCAAG CAAGTATTCAAGTACTTCACTGAAAGAACACCAGGATCCTACTTCCAAGCAAGCGAGACTTCGGTTGTATGGAATTACCACTATGCAG ATGCTGAATTTGGGAGAGCTCAAGCAAAAGATATGTTGCAACACTTGTGGGCTGGACCAACCTCTAATGCATCAGTGGATGTTGTCCAAGGACGCTACTCTGTTGAAGTCCATTCGGTTGGTGTAACAAAG GGAAGTGCAATGGAGCGTATCCTCGGAGAAATAGTACTACAGAATAAGTCGATAACTACACCAATTGATTATGTCTTATGCATTGGTAATTTCTTGGGGAAG GATGAAGATGTTTACACCTTCTTCGAGCCCGAGTTAACCAAGAAAACCATGTCTTCTCCTTATTATGGCAGTGGCCCCCTCAAGAAGGTGTCATCGACCCTTGTTGACGTAAAGGGAGACAACTACTTCTCTGTGGCTGTTGGGAACACGCACACAAAGGCTAGCTATTTCCTTGACTCATCTGATGATGTTGTGCAGTTGATCCACAAGCTTTGCACACACAATAATCCTTGA
- the LOC106306412 gene encoding E3 ubiquitin-protein ligase RMA3-like, which yields MEGSFLISDAQQAHEEVKQKPNLITGPAGSQANESGCFDCNICLETALDPVVTLCGHLFCWPCIYKWLHVQLSSLSTDHHRHNNCPVCKSNIAITSLVPLYGRGISSPSLSFNSKEQDSESTVIPRRPSPSTLNNPVTSLNPSLQHQTMSPTFHNHRYSPRGFTTTESTDLANAVMMSLLYPVIGMFGDMVYTRIFGTFTNAIAQPYQSQRMMQTDKSLNRVSLFFLCCIILCLLLF from the coding sequence ATGGAAGGAAGCTTCCTCATCTCTGATGCTCAACAAGCACATGAAGAAGTCAAACAAAAACCTAATCTCATCACGGGTCCAGCAGGATCCCAAGCTAATGAAAGTGGCTGTTTTGATTGCAACATCTGTCTAGAGACAGCCCTTGATCCGGTGGTCACTCTCTGCGGACACCTTTTCTGCTGGCCTTGCATTTACAAGTGGCTACACGTTCAGTTATCTTCTCTCTCCACTGATCATCACCGCCACAACAACTGCCCCGTCTGCAAATCCAACATTGCAATCACCTCACTGGTTCCCCTCTACGGAAGAGGCATCTCTTCTCCTTCTCTATCCTTCAACTCCAAGGAACAAGACTCAGAGTCCACAGTTATACCTCGGAGACCTTCTCCATCGACCCTAAACAATCCAGTCACCTCTCTGAACCCAAGCTTGCAACATCAAACAATGTCTCCAACGTTTCACAACCACCGATACTCCCCTCGTGGCTTCACCACAACTGAATCAACCGACCTCGCCAATGCGGTAATGATGAGTCTTCTATACCCGGTGATTGGGATGTTTGGGGACATGGTCTACACCAGGATATTCGGAACCTTCACAAACGCAATAGCTCAGCCTTACCAAAGCCAGAGGATGATGCAGACTGACAAGTCTCTTAATCGGGTATCCCTTTTCTTCCTTTGTTGCATCATCCTTTGCCTCCTTCTCTTCTAG
- the LOC106305374 gene encoding xylosyltransferase 2-like: protein MAFSNSERRWVFPLAMASLMFIFLIAASFNMGLLSSVRSINSLIFSSNLPSTNETTVSFVESKTNNHSSPPPHVQSSPRFGYLVSGSKGDLESLWRVLRALYHPRNQYVVHLDLESPAEERIELAKRVREDPVFNDVGNVHMITKANLVTYRGPTMVANTLHACAILLKKSKDWDWFINLSASDYPLVTQDDLIHTFTGLDRNLNFIDYTSKLGWKAEKRAKPLIIDPGLYSTKKADVFWVTPRRTMPTAFKLFTGSAWMILSRSFVEYCIWGWDNLPRTLLMYYTNFLSTPEGYFQTVICNTPEYSSTVVNHDLHYISWDRPPKQHPRTLNISDTERMIASGAVFARKFKHNDLALDKIDIELLGRGSGDFTPGGWCADKRKCSKVGDPSKINPGPGANRLQELVSRLVSTSKVDQRKCR, encoded by the exons ATGGCGTTTTCAAACTCAGAAAGGAGATGGGTTTTTCCTCTGGCAATGGCTTCTCTCATGTTCATATTCCTCATAGCTGCATCCTTCAACATGGGTCTCCTCTCTTCCGTGCGTTCCATTAACTCACTCATCTTCTCATCAAATCTACCCTCCACAAACGAAACAACCGTCAGTTTCGTAGAGTCAAAGACCAACAACCACTCCTCTCCTCCTCCTCATGTACAGTCTAGTCCTCGTTTTGGTTATCTAGTTTCAGGTTCAAAAGGTGACTTAGAGTCTCTATGGAGAGTGTTACGAGCATTGTATCATCCGAGAAACCAATACGTTGTTCATCTCGATCTCGAGTCTCCTGCTGAAGAGAGGATCGAGCTGGCTAAACGCGTGAGAGAAGATCCTGTGTTTAACGACGTTGGGAATGTTCACATGATCACAAAGGCTAATCTCGTTACGTATAGAGGACCAACAATGGTGGCTAATACACTTCATGCATGCGCCATTCTATTGAAGAAAAGTAAAGATTGGGATTGGTTTATCAACCTCAGCGCCTCGGATTATCCTCTAGTGACTCAAGATG ATCTTATTCATACATTCACTGGGCTGGACAGGAACCTCAACTTTATCGACTACACTAGCAAACTAGGATGGAAAGC AGAGAAACGAGCAAAGCCTCTGATCATAGACCCGGGGCTTTACTCGACGAAGAAAGCAGATGTCTTCTGGGTTACACCTCGTAGAACCATGCCAACTGCATTCAAACTCTTCACTG GCTCTGCTTGGATGATCTTATCACGGTCCTTCGTAGAATACTGCATTTGGGGATGGGACAATCTTCCACGGACACTTCTAATGTATTACACCAACTTCCTCTCCACACCAGAAGGATACTTCCAGACCGTTATATGCAATACACCAGAGTATTCGAGCACGGTGGTTAACCACGACCTGCATTACATCTCATGGGACCGTCCTCCGAAACAGCATCCTCGGACGCTCAACATCAGCGACACGGAGAGGATGATTGCAAGCGGAGCTGTGTTCGCCCGCAAGTTCAAACACAATGATCTTGCTTTGGACAAGATCGATATAGAGCTGCTAGGTAGAGGTAGTGGGGACTTTACACCTGGTGGTTGGTGTGCAGACAAACGTAAATGCTCCAAGGTTGGTGATCCGTCAAAGATCAATCCTGGTCCTGGAGCTAACCGATTACAGGAGCTCGTTAGCAGACTTGTTTCAACATCTAAAGTGGATCAAAGGAAATGTAGATAG
- the LOC106305372 gene encoding proton pump-interactor 1-like, whose amino-acid sequence MGVEFVKSGGFEVAPAPFEGKPETNGKVVDKVAIKKAEESPNNNNNNNNNVLISDVPKDAAEEWPAAKQIRSFYFVKYRHFDDPKIKAKLDVADKELEKLSKARSAVYEQLKAKRAERSELFDLLDPLKTERQGYNTKFDEKRKEMEPLQQALGKLRGNDGGNARGPAICSSEEELNNMIYSYQYRIQHESIPLTEEKQLLKEIRLLEGTRDKVIANEAVRAKIKESMGQKDDIQGQVKLMGAGLDGVKKERQAISARINQLSEKVKAAKDEIQVLENELKTVTEKRDKAYSNIRELRKQRDENNSGFYQGRVVLNKARDLAAQKNIEELEALSNAEVEKFISLWCSKKNFREDYEKRLLPSLDARQLSRDGRMRNPEEKPLIAPPEAPPQAKAVTEVVPKAKAKQQQQQPKEEPVSAPKPDAPAVQKKAKDAAKVKNVVVADEEEEDEEVYGLGKPQEEKKVDEAALREMRKQEEIAKAKLAMERKKKQAEKAAAKAAKRALMEAEKKEKKEREKKAKKSGIEAVSEEAPEASEAEKEEIEAPVEEKPQKEKALKEKPVRNRIRTRGGPETLPRAILKRKKATNYWIYAAPAALVVLMLLVLGYYYVL is encoded by the exons ATGGGTGTTGAGTTTGTGAAGTCCGGTGGATTCGAGGTAGCTCCGGCTCCTTTCGAAGGAAAGCCCGAGACGAACGGGAAGGTAGTGGATAAGGTCGCCATCAAGAAAGCCGAAGAGAGTCCCAACAACAACAACAACAACAACAACAATGTGTTGATCTCCGATGTACCAAAAGACGCAGCGGAAGAGTGGCCCGCGGCGAAGCAGATCCGGTCCTTCTACTTCGTTAAGTACCGTCACTTCGACGACCCCAAGATCAAAGCCAAGCTTGATGTAGCTGATAAGGAGCTTGAGAAGCTTAGCAAGGCCAGGAGTGCTGTCTACGAACAGTTGAAAGCTAAGAGG GCGGAGAGATCTGAGTTGTTTGACCTGTTGGACCCGTTGAAGACGGAGCGTCAAGGGTACAACACCAAGTTTGATGAGAAGAGAAAGGAGATGGAACCGTTGCAGCAAGCTCTGGGGAAGCTAAGGGGCAATGATGGTGGGAATGCTCGTGGGCCTGCTATATGCTCCTCCGAGGAAGAGCTGAACAATATG ATATACAGCTACCAGTATAGGATTCAACATGAGAGCATTCCGTTAACCGAGGAGAAGCAGCTTCTCAAAGAGATCAGGCTGCTTGAAGGGACGAGGGATAAGGTCATTGCTAATGAGGCTGTGAGGGCCAAGATCAAAGAGTCTATGGGTCAGAAAGATGATATTCAAGGTCAAGTTAAG TTAATGGGTGCTGGCTTGGACGGAGTGAAGAAAGAGAGGCAGGCGATTTCCGCGAGGATTAATCAGCTGAGTGAGAAGGTGAAAGCAGCTAAAGATGAGATTCAGGTGCTTGAGAATGAGCTGAAGACTGTGACTGAGAAGAGAGACAAAGCTTACTCAAACATCCGTGAGCTTAGGAAGCAAAGAGATGAGAAT AACTCTGGATTCTACCAAGGACGTGTTGTGTTGAACAAAGCTAGAGACTTGGCTGCACAGAAGAACATAGAGGAGCTCGAGGCGCTCTCCAACGCAGAGGTTGAGAAGTTCATCTCCCTCTGGTGCAGCAAGAAGAATTTCAGAGAAGATTACGAGAAGAGACTCTTGCCATCGCTTGATGCTAGGCAGCTTAGCCGAGATGGAAGGATGAGGAACCCTGAAGAGAAGCCTCTGATTGCTCCTCCAGAGGCACCACCGCAAGCAAAGGCGGTGACCGAGGTTGTTCCTAAAGCCAAGGCAAAGCAACAGCAGCAGCAGCCAAAGGAGGAGCCAGTTTCTGCACCTAAACCAGATGCTCCTGCTGTTCAGAAGAAAGCTAAAGATGCGGCGAAAGTAAAGAACGTTGTTGTTGCTGATGAAGAGGAGGAGGATGAGGAAGTGTATGGTCTTGGAAAGCCGCAGGAGGAGAAGAAGGTGGATGAAGCGGCGCTGAGAGAGATGAGAAAGCAAGAGGAGATTGCTAAAGCCAAGCTTGCCATGGAAAGGAAAAAGAAGCAGGCGGAGAAAGCTGCTGCCAAAGCTGCTAAAAGAGCTCTAATGGAAGCTGAGAAGAAAGAGAAAAAG GAGAGAGAGAAGAAGGCCAAGAAGAGCGGAATAGAGGCTGTATCTGAGGAAGCTCCAGAAGCTTCTGAGGCTGAGAAGGAGGAGATTGAAGCACCAGTGGAGGAGAAACCACAGAAGGAGAAAGCTTTGAAGGAGAAACCAGTGAGGAACAGGATCCGCACTAGAGGAGGACCAGAAACACTCCCTAGAGCTATCCTCAAGCGTAAGAAGGCGACTAACTACTGGATTTATGCTGCTCCAGCTGCTCTTGTGGTGCTAATGCTTCTTGTCTTGGGTTACTACTACGTTCTCTAG
- the LOC106305373 gene encoding early nodulin-like protein 2 isoform X1, which produces MAFLRTNSLCFFLFTVLLSFSTFFTDARRFEVGGSGAWVPNPPENYGSWAGKSRFLVHDTLYFSYAKGMDSVLEVNKADYDGCNTKNPIKKVDDGASEISLERSGPFYFISGNEDNCKKGQKLTVVVLSVRTPSPPQAAAPGNSPPGSMPPTSSSHVSPATSPPAHTPPKSSSPVTPSSAPVTSPPGSMPPKSSSHVSPATSPPAHMPPKSTSPVSPSSAPVTSPPGSMPPKSSSHVSPATSPPAHMPPKSTSPVSPSSSPVTSPTGSMAPKSSSSPVSPATSPPALMPPKSSSSVSPSSAPVTSPPGSMPPKSSSPVSPSSAPVNSPPGSMPPKSSSAKSPATSPPGSMAPKSSSHMSPATSPPAPMPPKSSSPGSPSSAPMTSPPGSMSPKSYSPVSPSSAPVTSPPAPPKSSSPSSAPGSSPPGSMSPKSSSPVSPSSTPMASPPGSMSPKSYSHVSPSSSPVTSPPAPPSYAPGSSPSGSMAPKSSSAVSPSSSPAASPSSVSYSPSDSPSAYSPSEMGPSGDAPSGSAMGPSGDAPSGSAMGPSGDAPSGSAMGPSASGNITSPSEAPGEEKASANGMAVMSVTTVLSLVIAMFMSA; this is translated from the exons ATGGCGTTTCTAAGAACCAATAGCCTTTGTTTCTTCCTCTTCACGGTACTCCTCTCTTTCTCTACGTTCTTTACCGATGCAAGGAGGTTTGAAGTCGGAGGGAGCGGCGCGTGGGTTCCAAATCCGCCGGAAAATTACGGATCTTGGGCTGGAAAGAGCCGGTTCCTAGTACACGACACACTAT ATTTCAGCTATGCTAAGGGAATGGACTCGGTGCTAGAGGTGAACAAGGCTGATTACGACGGGTGTAATACCAAGAATCCGATCAAGAAAGTTGACGACGGAGCTTCAGAGATCTCGCTTGAACGTTCTGGTCCGTTTTACTTCATCAGTGGCAATGAAGATAACTGTAAGAAGGGACAAAAGCTTACTGTCGTTGTCTTGTCTGTTAGAACTCCCTCTCCTCCTCAAGCCGCAGCTCCGGGAAATTCTCCTCCGGGATCAATGCCACCTACGTCTTCTTCCCATGTTTCTCCGGCCACTTCTCCACCCGCACACACACCACCTAAATCCTCTTCCCCTGTTACTCCGTCTTCTGCTCCGGTGACTTCTCCACCGGGATCAATGCCACCTAAGTCTTCTTCCCATGTTTCTCCGGCCACTTCTCCACCCGCACATATGCCACCTAAATCGACTTCCCCTGTTTCTCCGTCTTCTGCTCCGGTGACTTCTCCACCGGGATCAATGCCACCTAAGTCTTCTTCCCATGTTTCTCCGGCGACTTCTCCACCGGCACATATGCCACCTAAATCGACTTCCCCTGTTTCTCCGTCTTCTTCTCCGGTGACTTCTCCAACGGGTTCAATGGCACCTAAATCATCTTCATCCCCTGTTTCTCCGGCGACTTCTCCACCGGCACTTATGCCACCTAAATCTTCTTCCTCTGTTTCTCCGTCTTCTGCTCCGGTGACTTCTCCGCCGGGATCAATGCCACCTAAATCTTCTTCCCCTGTTTCACCGTCGTCTGCTCCGGTGAATTCTCCGCCGGGTTCAATGCCACCTAAATCATCCTCCGCTAAATCTCCGGCAACTTCTCCACCTGGTTCAATGGCACCTAAATCTTCCTCTCATATGTCTCCGGCGACTTCTCCACCCGCACCTATGCCACCTAAATCCTCTTCCCCTGGTTCTCCGTCCTCTGCTCCGATGACTTCTCCGCCGGGATCAATGTCACCTAAATCATATTCCCCTGTTTCTCCGTCATCTGCTCCGGTGACTTCTCCGCCAGCGCCACCTAAATCATCTTCTCCGTCTTCTGCTCCGGGATCTTCACCGCCGGGATCAATGTCACCTAAATCATCTTCCCCTGTTTCTCCGTCCTCAACCCCGATGGCTTCTCCGCCGGGATCAATGTCGCCTAAATCATATTCCCATGTTTCTCCGTCCTCTTCTCCGGTGACTTCTCCGCCAGCTCCTCCGTCGTATGCACCGGGTTCTTCACCGTCAGGATCAATGGCACCAAAATCTTCTTCCGCGGTTTCTCCATCTTCGTCTCCCGCAGCATCTCCTTCCTCTGTTTCTTATTCGCCGTCAGATTCTCCGTCAGCATACTCGCCGTCGGAGATGGGTCCCTCGGGAGATGCCCCGTCGGGCTCGGCGATGGGTCCTTCCGGAGATGCTCCGTCGGGCTCGGCAATGGGTCCCTCCGGAGATGCTCCGTCAGGTTCGGCGATGGGTCCGTCAGCCTCCGGTAATATCACTTCGCCGTCGGAAGCTCCAGGCGAGGAAAAGGCCTCTGCGAATGGTATGGCCGTTATGTCGGTAACTACAGTTTTAAGTCTGGTTATAGCCATGTTTATGTCTGCTTAA
- the LOC106305377 gene encoding uncharacterized protein LOC106305377, whose protein sequence is MGGCASVPKESDIVEGSAPTENVVVESKDVTTETDTTLTQEKKEESGEEAKKEGETKEDSSEATKAEPTPEAVKADEKAPSESETPTQETAPAKTDEAPLVIL, encoded by the exons ATGGGAGGTTGTGCGAGCGTACCTAAGGAATCTGACATCGTTGAAGGCTCTGCACCAACCGAAAATGTTGTTGTTGAGTCCAAGGATGTCACGACCGAGACAGATACCACATTAACTCAG GAGAAGAAGGAAGAGTCTGGTGAAGAAGCAAAGAAAGAAGGTGAGACAAAAGAGGACTCCTCTGAGGCAACCAAGGCCGAGCCAACTCCAGAAGCTGTCAAGGCAGATGAGAAAGCTCCTTCTGAGTCTGAGACACCAACACAAGAGACCGCACCTGCAAAAACCGATGAGGCGCCTCTTGTGATTCTTTGA
- the LOC106305376 gene encoding beta-1,3-galactosyl-O-glycosyl-glycoprotein beta-1,6-N-acetylglucosaminyltransferase 7-like — MSFSLSVFRVSSNLGINRRKETFLHFASAGLTLSIKAPREEKLIENPLVMLKEKEKFEETLNSNGSSSNSSEVPRLAYLISGAKGDSHMMMRTLQAVYHPRNQYVLHLDLEAPPKERLELAMSVKSDPTFREVANVRVMSQSNLVAYKGPTMIACTLQVVAVLLKESLDWDWFINLSASDYPLVTQDDLLYVFSKLSLNVNFIEHMKLTGMLNS; from the exons ATGTCTTTCTCTCTTTCTGTTTTTCGG GTTTCTTCGAATTTGGGAATCAATCGAAGAAAAGAGACATTTTTGCACTTTGCCTCTGCAGGGTTAACTCTTTCGATCAAGGCACCAAG AGAAGAGAAGCTGATAGAAAATCCACTGGTGATGCTAAAGGAAAAAGAGAAATTTGAAGAGACTTTAAACTCAAACGGGAGTTCTTCGAATTCTTCAGAGGTTCCTAGGTTAGCTTATCTGATCTCAGGTGCTAAAGGAGATAGCCACATGATGATGAGGACTTTGCAAGCTGTGTACCATCCAAGAAACCAATATGTTCTCCATTTAGACCTCGAAGCTCCACCTAAGGAGAGGCTGGAGCTTGCAATGTCTGTGAAGAGTGATCCTACTTTCCGTGAAGTTGCAAACGTCCGTGTTATGTCACAGTCTAATCTCGTTGCCTATAAAGGCCCTACAATGATCGCTTGTACGCTTCAAGTTGTGGCGGTTTTGCTTAAGGAGAGCTTGGATTGGGATTGGTTCATCAACCTTAGTGCATCAGATTATCCTCTCGTGACACAAGATG ATTTGTTGTATGTCTTCTCCAAGTTGTCTCTAAATGTTAACTTCATTGAACATATGAAGCTCACCGGAATGTTAAATTCATGA
- the LOC106305373 gene encoding early nodulin-like protein 2 isoform X2 encodes MAFLRTNSLCFFLFTVLLSFSTFFTDARRFEVGGSGAWVPNPPENYGSWAGKSRFLVHDTLYFSYAKGMDSVLEVNKADYDGCNTKNPIKKVDDGASEISLERSGPFYFISGNEDNCKKGQKLTVVVLSVRTPSPPQAAAPGNSPPGSMPPTSSSHVSPATSPPAHTPPKSSSPVTPSSAPVTSPPGSMPPKSSSHVSPATSPPAHMPPKSTSPVSPSSAPVTSPPGSMPPKSSSHVSPATSPPAHMPPKSTSPVSPSSSPVTSPTGSMAPKSSSSPVSPATSPPALMPPKSSSSVSPSSAPVTSPPGSMPPKSSSPVSPSSAPVNSPPGSMPPKSSSAKSPATSPPGSMAPKSSSHMSPATSPPAPMPPKSSSPGSPSSAPMTSPPGSMSPKSYSPVSPSSAPVTSPPAPPKSSSPSSAPGSSPPGSMSPKSSSPVSPSSTPVTSPPAPPSYAPGSSPSGSMAPKSSSAVSPSSSPAASPSSVSYSPSDSPSAYSPSEMGPSGDAPSGSAMGPSGDAPSGSAMGPSGDAPSGSAMGPSASGNITSPSEAPGEEKASANGMAVMSVTTVLSLVIAMFMSA; translated from the exons ATGGCGTTTCTAAGAACCAATAGCCTTTGTTTCTTCCTCTTCACGGTACTCCTCTCTTTCTCTACGTTCTTTACCGATGCAAGGAGGTTTGAAGTCGGAGGGAGCGGCGCGTGGGTTCCAAATCCGCCGGAAAATTACGGATCTTGGGCTGGAAAGAGCCGGTTCCTAGTACACGACACACTAT ATTTCAGCTATGCTAAGGGAATGGACTCGGTGCTAGAGGTGAACAAGGCTGATTACGACGGGTGTAATACCAAGAATCCGATCAAGAAAGTTGACGACGGAGCTTCAGAGATCTCGCTTGAACGTTCTGGTCCGTTTTACTTCATCAGTGGCAATGAAGATAACTGTAAGAAGGGACAAAAGCTTACTGTCGTTGTCTTGTCTGTTAGAACTCCCTCTCCTCCTCAAGCCGCAGCTCCGGGAAATTCTCCTCCGGGATCAATGCCACCTACGTCTTCTTCCCATGTTTCTCCGGCCACTTCTCCACCCGCACACACACCACCTAAATCCTCTTCCCCTGTTACTCCGTCTTCTGCTCCGGTGACTTCTCCACCGGGATCAATGCCACCTAAGTCTTCTTCCCATGTTTCTCCGGCCACTTCTCCACCCGCACATATGCCACCTAAATCGACTTCCCCTGTTTCTCCGTCTTCTGCTCCGGTGACTTCTCCACCGGGATCAATGCCACCTAAGTCTTCTTCCCATGTTTCTCCGGCGACTTCTCCACCGGCACATATGCCACCTAAATCGACTTCCCCTGTTTCTCCGTCTTCTTCTCCGGTGACTTCTCCAACGGGTTCAATGGCACCTAAATCATCTTCATCCCCTGTTTCTCCGGCGACTTCTCCACCGGCACTTATGCCACCTAAATCTTCTTCCTCTGTTTCTCCGTCTTCTGCTCCGGTGACTTCTCCGCCGGGATCAATGCCACCTAAATCTTCTTCCCCTGTTTCACCGTCGTCTGCTCCGGTGAATTCTCCGCCGGGTTCAATGCCACCTAAATCATCCTCCGCTAAATCTCCGGCAACTTCTCCACCTGGTTCAATGGCACCTAAATCTTCCTCTCATATGTCTCCGGCGACTTCTCCACCCGCACCTATGCCACCTAAATCCTCTTCCCCTGGTTCTCCGTCCTCTGCTCCGATGACTTCTCCGCCGGGATCAATGTCACCTAAATCATATTCCCCTGTTTCTCCGTCATCTGCTCCGGTGACTTCTCCGCCAGCGCCACCTAAATCATCTTCTCCGTCTTCTGCTCCGGGATCTTCACCGCCGGGATCAATGTCACCTAAATCATCTTCCCCTGTTTCTCCGTCCTCAA CTCCGGTGACTTCTCCGCCAGCTCCTCCGTCGTATGCACCGGGTTCTTCACCGTCAGGATCAATGGCACCAAAATCTTCTTCCGCGGTTTCTCCATCTTCGTCTCCCGCAGCATCTCCTTCCTCTGTTTCTTATTCGCCGTCAGATTCTCCGTCAGCATACTCGCCGTCGGAGATGGGTCCCTCGGGAGATGCCCCGTCGGGCTCGGCGATGGGTCCTTCCGGAGATGCTCCGTCGGGCTCGGCAATGGGTCCCTCCGGAGATGCTCCGTCAGGTTCGGCGATGGGTCCGTCAGCCTCCGGTAATATCACTTCGCCGTCGGAAGCTCCAGGCGAGGAAAAGGCCTCTGCGAATGGTATGGCCGTTATGTCGGTAACTACAGTTTTAAGTCTGGTTATAGCCATGTTTATGTCTGCTTAA